In one Fundulus heteroclitus isolate FHET01 chromosome 3, MU-UCD_Fhet_4.1, whole genome shotgun sequence genomic region, the following are encoded:
- the LOC105939770 gene encoding interleukin-21 receptor yields the protein MTRRRLLFVLWCSSILAAVRSFTVSGHLCVSDFFMGITCVMNISGVPVVGSNNLSLKFRDESKKNTKNVSCPVVATDEGFLCHCKVSDLYLSDMNFFMIELCHESACQVVQHKFYPVDNIKLTPPPELELIRSTDYVNITCKSERYKTHLYFPYLLNYELLIQESTGSWNRTFYLSSSRYVEPIDTSQLKPNTEYCVKAKFKVYQENVWDSFWSEWSDVKCWTTEQKEVEENEEKEDIAFLLLKSLGPVCVTAGVLLFIFYNPATRMKIKTLAHTPTPAPFFKPLFQQHDGNLQEWLSPRGKCVLTYKTEENLIADAVTVVPKSFSKDLEETQVFFSPPATQLAFSLSHTSYVGLPGMDKAPSPVPGLCPGDTPYTQLPCSIWGFSVQDIEVVPSDPKEFLEISHSDSGCEDLTQSPECSLPCSPVDEIPTPIHCTDYCILNKTAEGVVPVLLSKERAGDAASGSLKSEG from the exons ATGACAAGACGCCGGCTCCTGTTTGTGCTCTGGTGCTCCAGCATCCTGGCAGCGGTCCGCAGCTTCACAG TTAGCGGGCATCTGTGTGTGAGCGACTTCTTCATGGGCATAACCTGTGTGATGAACATCAGCGGCGTTCCTGTGGTCGGGTCCAACAACCTCAGCCTGAAGTTCAG GGATGAATCAAAAAAGAACACCAAAAATGTCTCCTGTCCAGTTGTGGCGACTGACGAGGGTTTCCTCTGTCACTGTAAAGTTTCCGATTTGTATTTATCGGACATGAATTTTTTTATGATTGAGCTTTGTCACGAGTCCGCCTGCCAAGTTGTCCAACATAAGTTTTATCCAGTTGATAACA TCAAGCTGACGCCGCCGCCTGAACTGGAGCTCATACGTTCAACAGACTATGTCAACATTACTTGTAAAAGTGAAAGATATAAAACACACTTGTACTTTCCGTACTTACTCAACTATGAACTCTTGATTCAAGAATCCACCGGCAGCTGGAACAGA ACTTTTTACCTCAGCTCATCCAGATATGTCGAACCGATCGACACATCGCAACTCAAACCAAACACAGAGTACTGTGTCAAAGCCAAATTCAAAGTTTATCAGGAAAACGTCTGGGATTCTTTTTGGAGTGAATGGAGTGATGTAAAATGTTGGACAACTGAACAAAAGGAGGTAGAAGAAAACGAAG aaaaagaagatattgCATTCCTCTTACTCAAATCCCTGGGCCCTGTGTGTGTAACTGCTGGAGTCCTGTTATTCATATTCTACAACCCCGCAACAAG AATGAAGATAAAAACTCTGGCCCACACACCAACACCTGCCCCTTTCTTTAAGCCCCTGTTTCAGCAACACGACGGAAATCTCCAG GAGTGGCTTTCACCTCGTGGGAAGTGCGTCCTGACATACAAAACTGAGGAGAACCTGATAGCTGATGCTGTGACTGTTGTGCCAAAGTCCTTCTCAAAGGATTTAGAGGAGACCCAAGTCTTCTTCAGCCCTCCGGCAACGCAGCTGGCCTTCTCTCTGAGCCACACCTCCTATGTCGGCTTACCGGGGATGGACAAGGCCCCCTCTCCCGTCCCTGGGCTCTGTCCAGGAGACACTCCGTACACTCAGCTCCCCTGTTCCATCTGGGGTTTCAGCGTCCAAGACATAGAGGTTGTCCCCTCCGACCCTAAAGAGTTCCTGGAAATCAGCCATTCCGATTCTGGCTGCGAGGACCTGACCCAGAGCCCGGAGTGCAGTTTACCATGCAGTCCCGTCGACGAGATCCCGACACCCATCCACTGCACCGATTACTGCATCCTCAATAAGACAGCCGAGGGAGTCGTGCCTGTTTTGCTGTCCAAGGAACGTGCCGGAGACGCTGCGTCCGGCTCTCTGAAGTCAGAGGGATGA